One segment of Clostridium botulinum DNA contains the following:
- the rpmE gene encoding 50S ribosomal protein L31, translating into MKQGIHPEYHTDAVVKCACGNSFTTGSVKEELKVEICSKCHPFFTGKQKIVDVGGRVEKFNKRFNLDTK; encoded by the coding sequence ATGAAACAAGGCATACATCCAGAATACCACACAGACGCAGTGGTTAAGTGTGCATGTGGAAACAGTTTTACAACTGGTTCTGTTAAAGAAGAACTTAAAGTTGAAATATGCTCTAAATGCCACCCATTCTTCACTGGTAAGCAAAAGATCGTTGACGTTGGCGGTAGAGTTGAAAAATTCAACAAAAGATTCAATCTTGATACTAAATAG
- a CDS encoding thymidine kinase produces MSKLYFRYGAMNSGKSTHLMQVAYNYEERGMNVVLIKPSVDNKGGDKIVSRLGVEKKVDIMISEKDNIFDLVSEYINQKSKIDCLLVDEVQFMKSNQIDQLFKIAVTLDIPIICYGLRTDFKMNGFEGSTRLLLLAHSIEEMKTICACGKKAILNGRKINGRFVFEGQQVAIDEENDVYYESLCGECYYKYKKIN; encoded by the coding sequence ATGAGCAAATTATATTTTAGGTATGGAGCAATGAATTCTGGAAAATCTACCCATTTAATGCAAGTGGCTTATAATTATGAAGAACGAGGAATGAATGTAGTTCTTATAAAGCCATCTGTTGATAATAAAGGTGGGGATAAAATAGTATCTAGACTTGGTGTTGAAAAAAAGGTAGATATTATGATTTCAGAAAAAGACAATATTTTTGATTTAGTATCAGAATATATAAATCAAAAATCAAAGATTGATTGTCTTTTAGTTGACGAAGTGCAGTTTATGAAATCAAATCAAATAGATCAGTTATTTAAGATTGCTGTTACATTAGATATTCCTATTATATGTTATGGATTAAGAACGGATTTTAAAATGAATGGATTTGAAGGTAGTACAAGATTATTATTATTAGCACACAGTATTGAAGAAATGAAAACAATATGTGCATGTGGAAAAAAAGCTATATTAAATGGTAGAAAAATTAATGGTAGATTTGTATTTGAAGGACAACAAGTGGCAATAGATGAAGAAAATGATGTTTATTATGAATCTTTATGTGGTGAATGTTATTATAAATACAAAAAGATTAATTAA